ACCATGGCCATGCCGTGCTCGTCGGCGGCCGCGATCACTTCGGCGTCACGCATGCTCCCACCGGGCTGGATGACCGCCGTTATCCCCGCGGCGGCGGCATTGTCGATGCCGTCGCGGAAGGGGAAGAATGCGTCGGACGCCATTACCGCCCCCTTCACCTGGAGCCCGGCGTGCTCCGCTTTAATGGCGGCGATGCGGGCCGAGTTGACCCGGCTCATCTGGCCGGCGCCAACGCCGATGGTCATGCCGTCCCTGCCGTAGACGATGGCGTTGGACTTCACGAACTTGGCAACCCGCCAGGCAAAGCGGAGGTCGATCATCTCCTGCTCCGTGGGTTGACGCTTGGACACAACCGTCAACTCGGCGGAGAGGAGCAGGTCGGCATCCTGAACCAGCAGGCCGCCGTTAACCCGCTTGAAATCCAGCCGTTGTGCCGGCTGGGCCGGCCACATGCCGCACTCCAGGAGCCGGACGTTCTTCTTGGCGGCCACCACCTCGATTGCTTCGCGGGAAACCTGCGGCGCGATTATTACCTCCACAAACTGCCGGTCGCAGATAGCTTTGGCCGTCTCGCCATCCAGCTCGCCGTTGAAGGCAATGATGCCGCCGAAGGCCGATTCGGGATCGGTGGAGTAGGCCCGGTCATAGGCTTCCAGTAGGTTCTTCCCAATGGCCACTCCGCAGGGATTCGCGTGCTTGACGATGACGCATGCCGGGGCCTCGTCGAACTGCTTCACGCACTCCAGGGCCGCGTCGGTATCGCCGATGTTGTTGTAGGAGAGCTCCTTCCCCTGGAGCTGGCGCGCCGTGGCCACCGAAGCCTCCGTCACCTGCCGCTCCACGTAGAAGGCGGCCGACTGGTGGGGGTTCTCGCCGTAGCGCATCTCCTGGGCCTTTTTGAACTGGATGGTGAACGTATCGGGGTACCGGGCAACCCCCTCTTCGAGCCGCGCACCGAGCCAGTTGGAAATGGCGCCGTCATAGGCGGCGGTGTGCTGGTAGACCTTCACCGCCAGGCGGAAGTTGGTCTCCTTCGCCACGGAGCCGCCTGATGCCTTTATTTCGTCCAGCACCGTGCGATAGTCGGCCGGATCGACGATTACCGTCACGTCGGCGTTGTTCTTGGCCGCGGAGCGGAGCATC
The nucleotide sequence above comes from Geobacter benzoatilyticus. Encoded proteins:
- the purH gene encoding bifunctional phosphoribosylaminoimidazolecarboxamide formyltransferase/IMP cyclohydrolase, whose product is MAKITRALISLSDKSGIVEFARELAGYGVEILSTGGTAKLLRDAGLVVKDVSEHTGFPEMLDGRVKTLHPKVHGGLLGMRSNPEHVATMKEHGIPPIDMVVVNLYPFEATVANPSCTLEDAIENIDIGGPTMLRSAAKNNADVTVIVDPADYRTVLDEIKASGGSVAKETNFRLAVKVYQHTAAYDGAISNWLGARLEEGVARYPDTFTIQFKKAQEMRYGENPHQSAAFYVERQVTEASVATARQLQGKELSYNNIGDTDAALECVKQFDEAPACVIVKHANPCGVAIGKNLLEAYDRAYSTDPESAFGGIIAFNGELDGETAKAICDRQFVEVIIAPQVSREAIEVVAAKKNVRLLECGMWPAQPAQRLDFKRVNGGLLVQDADLLLSAELTVVSKRQPTEQEMIDLRFAWRVAKFVKSNAIVYGRDGMTIGVGAGQMSRVNSARIAAIKAEHAGLQVKGAVMASDAFFPFRDGIDNAAAAGITAVIQPGGSMRDAEVIAAADEHGMAMVFTGMRHFRH